The segment TGTAGCCAAGCTTAACCGAAGAGGTAGATGGGTAGATGTACGAAATATGGGACCAAGTGTCAATACACCAGGCAACGAGCTGTTTCCTTATGTAGGAGGAACGGGCATGCTCTACTTCGCATCGGATGGGCATCCAGGATTTGGGGGACTTGATTTGTTTCAAGCCACCAGAAATGCTGGAGCAGAGGTGATAGAAAATTTGGGAGAACCCATCAACTCAGCTGCCGATGATTTTGGTCTGTATCTATTCAACCCATCCAGAGGTTTTTTTACCTCCAATCGGCAAGGTGGCATGGGAGATGACGACATCTACACCTTCGTCAATGATGACCCTGATCTCAAAATTGTCAATTACTACCTGTCTGGCAGGACACTTACTCCCGATGACCAAGACCAACTCGTCCCCTTGTCCAATACCAAAGTGGTATTGGTAGATGAAGAAGACGGCATCATAGATGAGGTTTTCACCAAAGTAGATGGGAAATACAAATTCCGTGTTTTCCCAGAGGAAAACTACTATCTCATCGCTGAAAAAGATGATTACTTCACCACAAGAATAGACTTTTCAACCATTGGAAAGTCCCTAGACAAGGCTACCCTTACCGAAATGGTGACTGATGTAAACTTTGAAATAGACCTGCCTTTGGATCAAATCGTCATCCAGAAGCCCATTGTGCTCAACAACATCTACTATGACCTAGACAAGGCTGACATCAAACCTGAGGCCGCCAAAGAATTGGACAAACTAGTAACCATCATGAAGGACAACCCTGAAATCACGATCGAACTCAGTTCGCACACCGACATCAGAGCTGATGATGAGTACAACCTCAAACTATCACAAAGAAGAGCAGAATCAGCCGTCAATTACATCATCTCACAGGGGATTGACAAAAAGCGACTCATTGCCAAAGGCTATGGAGAAACCAAAGTCATCATCGTCAATGCAGATACCGAGCTAGAACATCAGCAAAACCGTCGTACAGAATTTAAAGTCACCAAGTATGACCGCAGAAAGACCAACGATGATGAAGGAGAGATAGAAGGAGAAGAAGTCCAAAAGGATCCAAACGCTGACGATGACACAGATAGATTCTTTTCTGACCTGGACGAAGACACAGAAAACTAAAGCCCCTTTATAGGAATATTTCCTAGTCAGGAGCTACTATAGCGTAGCAAATGCATATTTAAAAAGCTGTTTTAATGATATAATCAGCTAAAAATCAAAAATATTAGATACATTCTATCTCATTTCACATTTAAGAGATTCCTGTATTTTTTATGTGCTAATATTTTTTCATTTTTGATTATTACGAAATATAGATAAAGTTCACCATGAAAGGATTTTTTATAAGAGCGACGCGTATCACACCTTCCATTTACTTCAATCCTCAAAAAGGATTACTTGACATCAGAGGAAAATCAAGCCCAGAAAATCCATTGGCCTTCTACAAGCACATTCATGAGAGCATCGATGCTTTTGGCAATGCGGATACGCCGTCTTTGACCCTCAACATCGCCTACGAATATTTTAACACCAGTTCGTCCAAGTGCATTTACATTTTGTTCAAGAAAGTAAATGACCTGAGAATAGACCGAGGTAAAACCATCAAAGTAAACTGGTATTTTGAAGAAGGAGACGAAGACATGCAAGAGGCTGGAGAAGACTTGAGCTCATTCTTCAACTACGAATTCAATTACGTCGAGATTCCAGAAATCCACGTTTTGGGTGAGATGAAGGAAGAAGAAAAATAAGCGCGCAAAGCACGAAACAAAAAGACCGCTGAGAATAGCTCTCAGCGGTCTTTTTGTTTTTAATTACAAATTCTATGATAGCAGTAGAAAATGATATAAAAGGTGTAGTTACAAACTACACCTAGGTGGGCCAACTATGGACACATGAAAATCATGCCATAGAGATGAATAGCAATGACAAATGGAACAGTCGAATTGATTATATTCATGATAATCCAGTAAGAGCAGGATGGGTTGAAAGTCCTTCCGATTATCTTTACAGTAGTGCAAGAAATTATACCGGACAGCAAGGACTATTAGCTGTAGAAATGATATAAAGGTGTAGTGAATACTACACCTAGAGGGGAGAATGAGAGCCAGTGATAACCCAAGAATTAGTGAATTAGGTGATATTTTGTTTAGAAATCTAATCTAACATAGAAGGTTATGTAATGACAATTGATAAGATCTAAAACAAGTTATTTTTATGAAACTAGATATATTTTAGTATTATGGTTAAAATGTCTCTTGAACGTGCAATAGAACAATCCAAAAGCGATGAGTCGTTTCTACTAGAGAAAGTGATTATTCCAAAAGAAAAACTATCATTCGTCCTTTCCCTAAAATCAGTAAACGAATACTTTTTTCTTGGAAAGGCCTTTATTGAAAATGACATTCAGGGCAGTAAAGCGTACTTATACAAAATGGGGATGGTGAATTCCTACTATTCCGAAATTGGCAGCAGGGATATTTTTGAGGTTGTCAATACCTTCACTTTTCCCATACTGAGCGATAGCTCGACCCTGATCAGCAGGTACCTGACTTATGAACCTATACAATACTTTGACGCCTTTTCCACATTTTTTGGCCAGGCAGTGCAGTCTGTCATGAAGAAAGATAACCTAAGTCTTGAAAGGAGCATTCTTGGTTTAGAGAAACATAGCAAGGGTGGCTGGGAGAAGAACTTTGAAGGTATGGTAACTGCTTTCAAAGGAATACTGAATAAGGATAAAGACAAAGTGGAGCAAGGCATTTATGAACTACTAGGTAAGCACGATAATCAAGGACATCCTCCAATCACCAAGGAATATATCAATTATGAAGCTACTACAATAGCTAAATTAGCACTCCAAGCTGGGATCAATATCGAAGTTGATCATTCGCTAGTACCAAAAGGGTTGCTACAAGTCAATGAATTGGAGAATTATAAAGGGTATCCGTTTTTCGATGAGCTACCCAATATCGAGTAGCCCCCACTGAGAGTAGAATAGAAAATCACTAGGCGTAGTATTCACTACGCCTTCTTCTCATTGGGGCAGAAAGCAGCATTTCTCTCCTCCGGCGGACACGTGTAAATGCATTTTTCATTAAAGGTACTATCTTGTTTAGCAGCATTAAAACCTTAGCAATATGGTGGGATCAGCTTATCCAATCAGAGATCAGGAAGCTGCATTTTACCTTTCAGGTAGTAAATGGCTAGGACTCTCAGCAGTAGAAATGATATAATAAAAGGTGTAGTTACAACCTAGATCACTTGCCACGCTGAGGTTCTCTCCTTGTCACTCTGAGGTTCTCGAAGAATAGACAAGCAGTACCGAAGCATCAGACAGGATGGGAGGCTCCTCTGGTCGTAATATCCTCTCCTAACTCGACAATTGCTTGAAGACCTCTACGATGTTGGAGACTAAGTGAATCTTGATTTTGTATTTGGAGAAATCAAGGCCCTTCTTGTTGACTGTGGAAATATAAATCTCTGAGAAGCCCAATTTCTCCGCTTCTGAGATACGGTTTTCTATCCTGTTGACCGCTCTGACTTCTCCACCGAGACCTACCTCGCCAGCAAAACAAATGTCAGAAGACACCACCTGATCCTCATGCGAAGAGACCACCGCCACACAGATACTCAGATCCAGTGCCGGATCATCTATTTTCAACCCCCCAGCGATGTTGAGGAAGACATCTTGGTTGCCCAATCTCAACCCTCCGCGCTTTTCTAACACTGCCAGCAGCATATTGAGGCGCTTGGCGTCATAACCTGTCGTCGAGCGCTGTGGCGTGCCATAGGCCGAGGTACTCACCAAAGCCTGCGTCTCGATCAGCAAAGGTCGATTGCCCTCTATGGATGCACCGATAGACACCCCACTCAACGCATTGTCTTTGTTAGAGATCAATATCTCAGAGGGGTTGGTGACTTGTCGCATGCCTGTACCGAGCATCTCGTAGATTCCGATCTCTGAGGTAGAGCCAAAACGGTTCTTAATCGTGCGTAGGATGCGGTAGCTCAGGTGTCGATCCCCCTCGAACTGCAACACCGTATCCACCATATGCTCCAAAACCTTGGGTCCCGCAATGGTGCCTTCCTTGGTGATATGACCTATCAGGAAAACAGGCACGCCTGTCGATTTGGCAAACTGCAAGAGTTCAACTGTACACTCTCGCACCTGACTGACACTGCCTGCCGAACTTTCGATTTTAGCACTGTACAAAGTTTGTATCGAATCTACGATCAAGATGTCTGGTTCCACTTGATGCACTTGTTGGAAAATCTGACTGACAGAGGTCTCCGCCAGCAAATAGCAGTTGTCCGATGACAAGGGCAGCATTCTTTCTGCTCTCATCTTGATCTGCTGCGGGCTTTCCTCTCCAGACACATAGAGTATCTTTTGATCATTCATCATCAGTGCCATTTGCAAAAACAAAGTGGATTTGCCAATACCAGGTTCACCCCCGATCAACACCAGGGATCCTGCGACGATCCCTCCGCCCAGTACTCTGTTGAGCTCTATATCATGGGTATCGATTCGTTCGCTCTTTTCCGATTGGACTTCTTTGATTTTGACTGGGCGGTTGGGGATTGCTTTGGCATCCCGATCCGTCCATATCTTGCTGTTTTTCTCCGATGACTCCACCAATTCCTCCACATAGGAATTCCACTCACCACAACTGGCACATTTGCCTACCCACTTAGGAGACTGTGCTCCACAATTCTGACAGAAAAAAACTGTTTTTGATTTGGCCATAAAAACTCACTTCTAATAGGCGCAAATTACATCGAATCCTCATCAAATACCGATCAGGATTTGATTTTTGAGCTTGATCGTACAAACTCCAACCAGTCCTCTCCATGGCAAAAACCACAGTACAGTTCCTGCATCGGTAACCACTGGCTAGGATAAACGTTCCATAACTAGTAATTATAAATCCCTTTAAATAGATTTGACTTGACCTTTTTTACAAAAATGGAAGAACTAAAAAATCTACTACTCGAAAAAAAAGATGGCATTCTAGTCATCACGATCAATCGAGAAAGTGCACTCAATGCACTCAATGAGCAAACGCTCAACGAATTGGATCAAGTATTTCAAGAAACAGATGTGGACAAAGATGTCAAAGGAGTCATCATCACAGGGGCTGGAGACAAGGCCTTTGTGGCTGGTGCAGACATCAAAGAACTGGCATTGGTTACAGAAGTCAATGGTCGCAGCATGGCAGAAAAAGGTCAAGAACTATTTGATAGAATCGAACGGCTATCCAAGCCAGTGATTGCTGCTGTCAATGGATTTGCTCTGGGTGGTGGTTGTGAATTGGCGATGGCTTGTCATATCAGAATCGCAACGTCCTCTGCCAAATTTGGGCAACCCGAGATCAATTTGGGCATCATTCCTGGGTATGGAGGAACGCAACGCCTGACCCAGTTGATAGGAAAAGGCAAAGCCATGGAATTGCTGATGACCGCAGACATGATCGATGCAGCAGAAGCGCTACATCTGCGTCTGGTCAACTATGTTTTTGATAGCAAAGAAGCCGTCTTGGAAAAAGCATTTGAGATTCTGGACAAAATAAAAACCAAAGCACCCATCGCCATTGGTCTGTTGATAGACAGTGTCAATGCGGTGCATACCACAGGAGAAAACGGCTACCAAACAGAAGCCAACGCCTTTGGCAGATGTTGCGGAACCGAAGACTTTTTGGAAGGAACTACGGCTTTCATCGAAAAGCGCAAGCCAAATTTTCAAGGCAAATAATCCAAAATACGATTAAATGGCAGGGCTAAGAGGGTTGGCAGGGGACACTATGTGGTATGGGTTAAGTAGTATTGTTGGTCGGCTGATCAACTACCTGCTAGTACCACTGTATACAGCCGTCTTTGCACTAGGAGAGTATGGAATCGTCACGGAACTCTACGCCTACATTGGCTTTTTCTACGTGATTTATACCTATGGGATGGAAACGGCCTATTTCCGTTTCGCCACCAAAGGAGAAGATGAAAAATCCATCTTCAATACCAGTTTTAGTGCCATATTGACCAGTAGCTTCTTGTTTTCTGTCATCTTAGTGATTTTCTCCTCGGACATAGCTGCTATTCTCGGGTATGAAGGCAAAGAAGTCGTGATCTACTGGCTGGCTGCCATCATTGCCATTGACGCCATCGTATCGATACCTTATGCTCGACTCAGACTACAGAAGAAAGCCAAAAAGTTTGCCTTCATCAAGCTCTTTCAGGTGATCCTGATCATAGTGCTCAACTTATTTTTTTACCTCCTCTGTTACAAAATCTACCAAGGAGTTTGGTTTCCAGAAGCCAAAAGCATTGTTGACTCTTTCTTTGACGAGGAGTTCAAAGTAAAATACGTATTCCTCTCCAACATGGTAGCCAATGCCCTGGTTCTTGTCTTGCTGAGCAAAGAGTTGAAAGATTTCAATTTCACGCTCAAATTCGACCAACTCAAACCCTTGTTGGCATATGCCTTGCCATTGCTGATCATGGGGCTCGCTGGGATCACCAACGAAATGCTGTCCAGAGCGCTGCTCAAAGAGTGGCTGCCAGACAATTTCTATCCCGGACAATCTAGCCTTGCCGCCTTAGGAGTATTCGGAGCCTGCTACAAACTTTCGGTGTTCATGCTTTTGGGCATTCAAGCCTTTCGCTACGCTGCAGAGCCTTTCTTTTTTTCAGAAGCCAGCAACAAAAACTCTCCTGTACTGTTTGCCAAAATCATGTCGGGCTTCATTGCACTCAATGCGATCGTATTCATGGCGGTGTCTGTCAATCTGGAACCCATCGGCATGGTATTCTTGCGCAACCCTGAATACCGAGAAGGCCTGTATATCGTGCCGTTTTTGTTGCTCGGCTACTTGTTTCATGGGATCTATTACAACCTCTCTGTATGGTACAAAATCACGGATCAAACCAAATATGGTGCTATAATCACAGGTTTTGGTGCTGTGATGACTGTAGTACTCAACTACATTTTGATCCCTATCATGGGCTACTTCGGCAGTGCACTTGCTACCTTGTTGACCTTTTTTGTCATGACGGTAATCAATTTTGTGTTGGGCCAAAAACATTTTCCAGTGCCCTATGATGTAGCCAAAGCTGCTGAATATTTATTGGTCTCCTCTGTAGCAGTTTGGTTGCTGTTCAATCTGGACGCTGGACACTGGGCACTCAATTTTCTGATCAAAAATGCATCTGTGCTTTTGTTCGTCACGTACATTTATCTCAGGGAGCGAAAGCACCTTGCAGGCAGAATAATTTTCGGATATAAGCTCCCATGAGTAAGCAATCTCCCAAAATGCGCTATAAAGGCATCAAAATTGATAAGTAACTCTTCTTTTTAGTTAATTTTGTTTTTCGTTCAAATCGACACAATGATTTCTTTATCAAACACTTCTATTCTTCCAAGGGTCTGCGTCATCGCACTGACCATGCTTTTTGTTGTTGAAGCGAACTATGCACAAAACAAAAACCGCAAAAAAGACAAGGGCAAACAAGCCTCAGTTGTATTGAGCGAAGAGAAGCAGACGGAACTTGAGCATTATTTCATGGAGGGAGAAAAGTGTTTCATTCTCAAGGATTTTTCTAAGTCCATCACCTACTTCGAACGTGTCTTGGAGATAGATCCATACAATGCAACGGCTAGTTACAAGATTGCACAAATCTACAATGACAAGGGAGAAGCAATCAAAGCCCTTCCGTTTGCCAAGGACGCCAAAAACCTGGCTCCTGACAACAAGTTCTACTACTTGCTCCTAGCCAATGTACAAACCAGTCTGGGAGAACTAGATCAAGCAGAAGTCACTTACCAAGAGTTGGTCAACAAAGTACCTGGGACAGAAAATTATTTGTTTGACTTGGCGGCATTGCAAATCTACCAGCAGAAATACCCACAAGCCATCAAAACCTACGAACAAGCACAACTGCTATTAGGGCCCATGGAAGAGATTTCTCTACAAAAACAACACGTTTACCTCAAAGAAAATCAACTCGATCAGGCCATCAAAGAAGGCTATGAACTGATGCGGCTCAACCCTGACGAAAAATCATATGTCATGACACAAGCAAGAATCATGATATCAAATGAAAGACTAGAAGAGGCAGAAAAATTCCTCGAAGAACAAATCAAACTCGATCCAAAAAATGATGAATTGGCTATCATGCTTTCTGAAGTCTACCGCAAAGATGGCGAAGTAGTGAAAGCATTGAAAACCTTGCAAATCCCCTTCGAAAGCACGACAGTAGATGTGACAGCAAAGATCCGAACACTCGCTGGCTACCTTGGCATGTTGCCCAACGAAGAGCTCAACGAACCATTGCTGGCGCTTGCCGTGACACTCGTAAAGACCCATCCAGATTCATACCAGGCACTCGCGATGACTGGTGACCTCTACTACAACCTAGGAAAACTGGAAGATGCCCGAAAATACTACTTGATGACCATCAAAGTAGATGGATCCAACTTTGGTGTGTGGCAAAACATCCTCAACCTGGACATGGATTTGCAAGACTATGCAGCTGTCATCAGTCATACCAATCAGGCACTGGAGATGTTTCCCAACCAAGCCTCACTCTATTACTACAATGGGACAGCTCATCTCATCAACAAGGATTACGAAGGTGCGATCAAGGCTTTCAACGCTGGCAAAGCTTATGCATCTCGTGATGCCAACATGAACAGCCTGTTCTACGGACAATTGGGTGACGCATACAACAGCATAGGAGATCATAGCAAGTCAGACGAAGCTTACGAACTGGCTCTCAAATCAAAACCAGACAATGATCACGTCCTCAACAACTACAGTTATTTCCTGTCATTAAGGAAAAAAGACTTAGAAAAAGCAAAGTCTATGTCTTCTAAACTGGTCAAAGATTATCCACAAAACCCTACCTACCTAGACACCCATGCATGGGTACTCTACATGATGGAAGACTATGCTGGTGCCGTAGAATACCTCAAAGAGGCCATCAAATATGATGCAAGTGCCGTGATCATCGAACACTACGGTGATGCCTTGTTTCAATTAGGAAAAATAGAAGAAGCAGTCATCCAATGGAAAAAGGCACGAGATTTGAATGGTGACAGTACCACACTGGATAAAAAAATCGCGGATCGACAACTTTATGAATAAATTAATCTTGTGCATCATCGGCACTATACTTCTATCTTCTTGCAACAAGAGCTTTACGTTGTTCAATAGCAACTCCGAACGCTACCACCTCAATGATCTCAAGTACGACAACATTGCGATCAAATCTAAAGTAAAATACGATGGAGATGACCAAGTCAAGGTCATAGCAAATATTCGGATGAAAAAAGACAGTGCCGTTTGGTTTTCGCTGTCTCCAGGCCTTGGTATCGAAGCAGCCAGAGGTCTGATCAACAAAGATTCTATCATTCTCATCGATAAAATCAACAAAGAATACGCGATCCGCAGCTTACACAACATGTTCAAAGGCTTCAACTTTGATTTTGAAATCGGAATGATCGAGTCCATGATAGTCGGCAACCTGGTATGGCCCATTACCAACAGAGACCATATCGAAAAAAGAACGGGCTTTTTCGTCGCGGTACAAGAAAAAGGAGACCTCCGTCTGACGAGTTTCATTGGCTCCAAATCCATGAAACTGGAGCGACTG is part of the Reichenbachiella agarivorans genome and harbors:
- a CDS encoding OmpA family protein, whose translation is MKNINRYLGLIAWVFWIGCSPLKKANKSFEAGEYSTAIHQYQKALKKDDPVSNYALAEAYRHSNQLKKAEPYYKAAIDNHTNEERAYYYYALALKTNHKEEEAKRVLNTYLSKEDTDEDVVLWAQRELDNLNKIDEVRAQVSYFRVKNLDALNTEYAEYSPVYNDGYLYFTSNRDGGKTYKGTGTPFTDIYRVRSKGAKVELNTLQMLDENINDPDINEGSITMSDNGQTVIFAKANNGKASGTNEVNLYFTRYRNGQWSAARPLSINGRDSWDSTPALSPDGTTLYFSSNREGGYGGLDIYVAKLNRRGRWVDVRNMGPSVNTPGNELFPYVGGTGMLYFASDGHPGFGGLDLFQATRNAGAEVIENLGEPINSAADDFGLYLFNPSRGFFTSNRQGGMGDDDIYTFVNDDPDLKIVNYYLSGRTLTPDDQDQLVPLSNTKVVLVDEEDGIIDEVFTKVDGKYKFRVFPEENYYLIAEKDDYFTTRIDFSTIGKSLDKATLTEMVTDVNFEIDLPLDQIVIQKPIVLNNIYYDLDKADIKPEAAKELDKLVTIMKDNPEITIELSSHTDIRADDEYNLKLSQRRAESAVNYIISQGIDKKRLIAKGYGETKVIIVNADTELEHQQNRRTEFKVTKYDRRKTNDDEGEIEGEEVQKDPNADDDTDRFFSDLDEDTEN
- a CDS encoding DUF1987 domain-containing protein — its product is MKGFFIRATRITPSIYFNPQKGLLDIRGKSSPENPLAFYKHIHESIDAFGNADTPSLTLNIAYEYFNTSSSKCIYILFKKVNDLRIDRGKTIKVNWYFEEGDEDMQEAGEDLSSFFNYEFNYVEIPEIHVLGEMKEEEK
- a CDS encoding immunity 49 family protein, whose protein sequence is MSLERAIEQSKSDESFLLEKVIIPKEKLSFVLSLKSVNEYFFLGKAFIENDIQGSKAYLYKMGMVNSYYSEIGSRDIFEVVNTFTFPILSDSSTLISRYLTYEPIQYFDAFSTFFGQAVQSVMKKDNLSLERSILGLEKHSKGGWEKNFEGMVTAFKGILNKDKDKVEQGIYELLGKHDNQGHPPITKEYINYEATTIAKLALQAGINIEVDHSLVPKGLLQVNELENYKGYPFFDELPNIE
- the radA gene encoding DNA repair protein RadA yields the protein MAKSKTVFFCQNCGAQSPKWVGKCASCGEWNSYVEELVESSEKNSKIWTDRDAKAIPNRPVKIKEVQSEKSERIDTHDIELNRVLGGGIVAGSLVLIGGEPGIGKSTLFLQMALMMNDQKILYVSGEESPQQIKMRAERMLPLSSDNCYLLAETSVSQIFQQVHQVEPDILIVDSIQTLYSAKIESSAGSVSQVRECTVELLQFAKSTGVPVFLIGHITKEGTIAGPKVLEHMVDTVLQFEGDRHLSYRILRTIKNRFGSTSEIGIYEMLGTGMRQVTNPSEILISNKDNALSGVSIGASIEGNRPLLIETQALVSTSAYGTPQRSTTGYDAKRLNMLLAVLEKRGGLRLGNQDVFLNIAGGLKIDDPALDLSICVAVVSSHEDQVVSSDICFAGEVGLGGEVRAVNRIENRISEAEKLGFSEIYISTVNKKGLDFSKYKIKIHLVSNIVEVFKQLSS
- a CDS encoding enoyl-CoA hydratase-related protein, coding for MEELKNLLLEKKDGILVITINRESALNALNEQTLNELDQVFQETDVDKDVKGVIITGAGDKAFVAGADIKELALVTEVNGRSMAEKGQELFDRIERLSKPVIAAVNGFALGGGCELAMACHIRIATSSAKFGQPEINLGIIPGYGGTQRLTQLIGKGKAMELLMTADMIDAAEALHLRLVNYVFDSKEAVLEKAFEILDKIKTKAPIAIGLLIDSVNAVHTTGENGYQTEANAFGRCCGTEDFLEGTTAFIEKRKPNFQGK
- a CDS encoding lipopolysaccharide biosynthesis protein, coding for MAGLRGLAGDTMWYGLSSIVGRLINYLLVPLYTAVFALGEYGIVTELYAYIGFFYVIYTYGMETAYFRFATKGEDEKSIFNTSFSAILTSSFLFSVILVIFSSDIAAILGYEGKEVVIYWLAAIIAIDAIVSIPYARLRLQKKAKKFAFIKLFQVILIIVLNLFFYLLCYKIYQGVWFPEAKSIVDSFFDEEFKVKYVFLSNMVANALVLVLLSKELKDFNFTLKFDQLKPLLAYALPLLIMGLAGITNEMLSRALLKEWLPDNFYPGQSSLAALGVFGACYKLSVFMLLGIQAFRYAAEPFFFSEASNKNSPVLFAKIMSGFIALNAIVFMAVSVNLEPIGMVFLRNPEYREGLYIVPFLLLGYLFHGIYYNLSVWYKITDQTKYGAIITGFGAVMTVVLNYILIPIMGYFGSALATLLTFFVMTVINFVLGQKHFPVPYDVAKAAEYLLVSSVAVWLLFNLDAGHWALNFLIKNASVLLFVTYIYLRERKHLAGRIIFGYKLP
- a CDS encoding tetratricopeptide repeat protein, with protein sequence MISLSNTSILPRVCVIALTMLFVVEANYAQNKNRKKDKGKQASVVLSEEKQTELEHYFMEGEKCFILKDFSKSITYFERVLEIDPYNATASYKIAQIYNDKGEAIKALPFAKDAKNLAPDNKFYYLLLANVQTSLGELDQAEVTYQELVNKVPGTENYLFDLAALQIYQQKYPQAIKTYEQAQLLLGPMEEISLQKQHVYLKENQLDQAIKEGYELMRLNPDEKSYVMTQARIMISNERLEEAEKFLEEQIKLDPKNDELAIMLSEVYRKDGEVVKALKTLQIPFESTTVDVTAKIRTLAGYLGMLPNEELNEPLLALAVTLVKTHPDSYQALAMTGDLYYNLGKLEDARKYYLMTIKVDGSNFGVWQNILNLDMDLQDYAAVISHTNQALEMFPNQASLYYYNGTAHLINKDYEGAIKAFNAGKAYASRDANMNSLFYGQLGDAYNSIGDHSKSDEAYELALKSKPDNDHVLNNYSYFLSLRKKDLEKAKSMSSKLVKDYPQNPTYLDTHAWVLYMMEDYAGAVEYLKEAIKYDASAVIIEHYGDALFQLGKIEEAVIQWKKARDLNGDSTTLDKKIADRQLYE
- a CDS encoding DUF4292 domain-containing protein, yielding MNKLILCIIGTILLSSCNKSFTLFNSNSERYHLNDLKYDNIAIKSKVKYDGDDQVKVIANIRMKKDSAVWFSLSPGLGIEAARGLINKDSIILIDKINKEYAIRSLHNMFKGFNFDFEIGMIESMIVGNLVWPITNRDHIEKRTGFFVAVQEKGDLRLTSFIGSKSMKLERLLAESISSNNKLTATFSDFEQIDHAVYPKEITFDASYYDTKYKKQKSANITMSHNKVEIDKKNYNLSISIPSKYELKNI